A genome region from Coprococcus phoceensis includes the following:
- the mobP2 gene encoding MobP2 family relaxase, translated as MGDIKAGVTLMQDFCRPNSDAYSGYIDYLDREEAQRNHAIQTFNLFNDYMGNPEKSTGLFTNEKDNLTHSEKRELKDVFQTAQDNESVMWQTVISFDNRWLEQNGIYDSQKQILDEQKLKEVTRLAVNRLLKSEGLEHAVWSAGIHYNTDNLHVHIATVEPYPMREKMMYNGKKEVRGKFKLQNINNCKSAVVNEIMRTKDINLQINNIIRKDIIASAESRNFREDPVIREQFLKLFENLQGVPKHKQNYNSYAIKPLREQIDGISEAYIQKYCKEEYKKFTEILQRQSKLYAEAYGGGNWEDFEQTKKEDLYRRMGNFVLREIRAYEVGISKKETSFELEKTYLGSGYREEKVKITENLKEDMILKEPDLLQQEESNIETLEVQQTEQIFEKAGNLFEKSSQQNKSSGSYMDYFKEWKDLQEQIDFAKEKNLADMLEKKYQDNPFVMYFIGEITMYSRGTEIDLEKSQECFQKSLQMFEQAEPYIKGSETNSFDLKSYVQYRIGKQYNRGWGTEKDVQEAIQWFENSDTDYARYALGNIYYRGDDVEQDYEKAFQIFQGISNSAFAEQKKAVMYECGQGTEINLGAAENSYKNAFDGFLSMDRKLEGDPLSQYQIGQMLYTGKGCEQNTEKAISYLEKSAEGKNVPAQLLLSQIYIKYDIREKLPVALGYLTELAEKGDNEIAQYALGKLFISDEKLKDINKGVGYLKAAEEKGNTYAKILLGKVYLDLDSGIYDVEQGVRYLTELVEAGNEYACYYLGKEYVRKESPYYNEAKGVQYLERAKEQGNDRAKYFVGKIYLDKISSEYSPELGLQYMTELAESGNEYAQLKLGFEYLKGENVERNIFSSYNYFSQAAAQGNQLAENMMLDLSTERTKRRMGSPLGELDKALMQLNKSFRTEMIQSMKNIREYNLEQEYVLDEISL; from the coding sequence TTGGGAGATATAAAGGCAGGAGTTACTTTGATGCAAGATTTTTGTAGACCTAATTCAGATGCATATTCAGGGTACATAGATTATTTGGATCGGGAGGAAGCACAAAGAAATCATGCGATACAAACCTTTAATCTGTTTAATGATTATATGGGAAATCCAGAAAAATCAACAGGACTGTTTACTAACGAAAAAGATAACTTAACTCATTCTGAAAAAAGAGAATTAAAAGATGTTTTTCAAACAGCTCAGGATAACGAGAGTGTTATGTGGCAGACCGTTATTTCTTTTGACAATCGGTGGCTGGAACAAAATGGGATATATGATTCTCAAAAGCAAATTTTGGATGAACAAAAATTAAAAGAAGTAACCCGTCTTGCAGTGAACCGATTATTAAAAAGTGAAGGTTTAGAACATGCTGTATGGAGTGCCGGTATCCATTACAATACAGACAATTTGCATGTGCATATTGCGACAGTAGAGCCGTACCCGATGCGAGAAAAAATGATGTACAATGGGAAAAAAGAGGTACGAGGAAAATTTAAGCTTCAGAATATCAATAATTGTAAAAGTGCCGTTGTAAATGAAATTATGAGAACGAAAGATATTAATCTACAAATCAATAACATTATCCGGAAAGATATTATTGCTTCAGCAGAAAGTAGAAATTTTCGAGAGGATCCGGTTATCCGGGAACAGTTTTTGAAACTATTTGAAAATTTACAGGGAGTTCCTAAACATAAACAAAATTATAATAGCTATGCAATAAAACCACTTCGGGAACAAATAGATGGCATTAGTGAGGCTTATATACAAAAGTATTGTAAAGAGGAATATAAAAAGTTTACAGAAATTTTGCAAAGGCAAAGTAAATTATATGCGGAGGCATATGGCGGAGGGAATTGGGAGGATTTTGAACAGACGAAAAAAGAAGATCTATATAGGCGCATGGGAAATTTCGTGTTGCGTGAAATTAGGGCATATGAGGTTGGCATTTCAAAAAAAGAAACTTCATTTGAACTTGAAAAAACATATTTGGGTAGCGGATACAGAGAAGAAAAAGTAAAGATTACAGAAAACTTGAAAGAAGATATGATTTTAAAGGAGCCGGATTTGCTACAACAAGAAGAATCGAATATAGAAACCTTAGAAGTTCAACAGACAGAACAAATATTTGAAAAGGCTGGGAACTTATTTGAAAAAAGTTCTCAGCAAAATAAATCTTCAGGGTCGTATATGGACTATTTTAAGGAGTGGAAAGATCTTCAAGAACAGATTGATTTTGCAAAAGAAAAAAATTTGGCAGATATGCTTGAAAAAAAATATCAGGATAATCCATTTGTGATGTACTTCATTGGAGAGATAACAATGTATAGCAGAGGAACAGAAATTGATTTAGAGAAATCCCAAGAATGTTTTCAAAAATCTTTACAGATGTTTGAACAGGCAGAGCCTTATATTAAGGGAAGTGAAACCAATTCATTTGATCTGAAGAGCTACGTACAGTACCGAATCGGGAAACAGTATAACAGAGGATGGGGAACAGAAAAAGATGTTCAAGAGGCAATCCAGTGGTTTGAAAATTCAGACACAGATTATGCAAGATATGCATTAGGAAATATTTACTATCGTGGAGATGATGTGGAACAAGATTACGAAAAAGCATTTCAGATATTTCAGGGGATTTCAAATTCAGCATTTGCAGAACAGAAGAAAGCAGTAATGTATGAATGTGGACAGGGAACAGAAATAAACTTAGGAGCAGCGGAAAATAGTTATAAAAATGCTTTTGATGGATTCCTATCTATGGATAGAAAATTGGAAGGAGATCCGCTATCACAATATCAGATTGGACAGATGTTGTATACTGGAAAGGGATGTGAACAAAACACAGAAAAAGCAATTTCATATTTAGAAAAATCAGCAGAAGGAAAAAATGTTCCGGCACAGTTGTTGCTGAGTCAGATTTATATTAAATACGACATAAGAGAAAAGTTGCCAGTTGCACTTGGGTATCTGACAGAACTGGCAGAGAAAGGAGATAATGAAATCGCCCAGTATGCATTGGGAAAACTTTTCATATCGGATGAAAAATTAAAAGATATCAATAAAGGAGTAGGATATTTAAAAGCTGCAGAAGAAAAAGGAAATACATACGCAAAAATTCTTTTGGGGAAAGTGTATCTTGATTTAGATAGTGGAATATATGATGTGGAACAAGGCGTAAGATATCTGACAGAATTAGTGGAAGCGGGAAATGAATATGCTTGCTATTATCTTGGAAAAGAGTATGTGAGAAAAGAATCTCCATACTACAATGAAGCAAAAGGAGTCCAATATTTAGAAAGAGCGAAAGAGCAAGGGAATGATAGGGCAAAGTATTTTGTTGGTAAAATTTATTTAGATAAAATAAGTTCAGAATATAGTCCCGAACTTGGGCTGCAGTATATGACAGAGCTAGCAGAATCAGGAAATGAATATGCGCAGCTGAAACTTGGTTTTGAGTATTTGAAGGGGGAAAATGTGGAAAGGAATATATTTTCATCGTACAATTATTTTTCGCAGGCGGCAGCACAGGGAAATCAATTAGCGGAAAATATGATGCTGGATCTTTCTACTGAGAGGACAAAGCGACGGATGGGAAGCCCATTGGGGGAACTAGATAAAGCATTGATGCAACTAAATAAATCTTTCCGGACAGAAATGATACAGAGCATGAAAAACATACGTGAGTACAATTTGGAGCAGGAATATGTGTTGGATGAAATCAGTCTATGA
- a CDS encoding ParA family protein, whose amino-acid sequence MKVIGFLNNKGGVGKTGSITTLAHMIATEYEKKVLVVDIDPQANTSQLFGFSGDEQEYSLTELLNGRVYPVENTVEDILLDSEKDIRDCIYETEYENLFIIPSYITLSSVENQLLGNVTMPQQFRLKKQLDKVKGEFDLCMIDCGPSVSLLNVNALAACDGIYIPSRCDKDSRVGVANIIRLMKTVQEYNQKLELKGVFLTQYDVRKNICKDAEKDCEEALGDIFLKECSIPVCTKMEQTGLKQKPLLVLDTYGKATQQYEKLAEYIINN is encoded by the coding sequence ATGAAAGTAATAGGATTTTTAAACAATAAAGGTGGAGTAGGAAAAACAGGAAGTATCACGACATTGGCACACATGATTGCAACCGAATATGAAAAGAAAGTATTAGTTGTAGATATTGACCCACAAGCAAACACAAGTCAGCTTTTTGGTTTTAGTGGGGACGAACAGGAATATTCATTGACAGAGCTTTTGAATGGGAGAGTGTATCCAGTAGAGAACACGGTGGAAGATATTCTTCTCGATTCAGAAAAGGATATTAGGGATTGTATTTACGAGACAGAATATGAGAATTTGTTTATAATACCATCCTATATTACTTTATCAAGTGTAGAAAATCAATTGCTTGGAAATGTTACAATGCCACAGCAATTCCGTTTAAAAAAACAATTGGATAAAGTAAAAGGTGAATTTGATTTGTGTATGATTGACTGTGGACCGAGTGTCTCGTTGTTGAATGTAAATGCATTGGCAGCATGTGATGGGATTTATATTCCGTCTCGATGTGATAAAGATTCGAGGGTGGGGGTTGCGAATATTATTCGTTTGATGAAAACAGTACAGGAGTATAATCAAAAGCTTGAACTGAAAGGCGTTTTTCTTACACAGTATGATGTGAGAAAAAATATTTGCAAAGATGCAGAAAAAGATTGTGAAGAAGCTCTTGGAGATATATTTTTAAAAGAGTGTTCAATTCCAGTATGCACAAAAATGGAACAGACAGGCTTAAAGCAGAAACCGTTACTTGTGTTAGATACATATGGAAAGGCTACGCAACAATATGAGAAATTAGCAGAATATATAATAAATAATTAG
- a CDS encoding ParB/RepB/Spo0J family partition protein, with protein MSKNKFKQKREEELKVGAGLLSPVSKTADVSSYEVVNIDMDLIVPNEKNDFSIDELDELAELIVMSDGILQPLILLPERNPQGMYTLTTGERRWRAAKLLKEQGRYPAKYKNTVPCIFQDPKEIKLPLSNDTKELFSIMVTNQYRHKKEADQLMEVKNWTRIFQELKENGEEYIPEQLALLAGTARYGENGEYEPERLVGQKMKTLVSAHAGISEGKVQQINKVEKNASDELMDKLLKNEVSFAAAEKMLEMPKEEQNRLIEETTGEKIEVKEVERRIEEIEKKKIISKEQVESDLKKILERCSQEVELGSKEYKKYLHALNQLERILW; from the coding sequence ATGAGTAAAAATAAATTTAAACAAAAAAGAGAAGAGGAGTTAAAAGTTGGAGCTGGACTACTCAGTCCAGTTTCAAAAACAGCAGATGTATCTAGTTATGAAGTTGTAAATATAGATATGGATTTAATCGTTCCGAATGAAAAGAACGATTTTTCAATCGATGAATTAGACGAGCTGGCGGAATTGATTGTAATGTCAGATGGTATTTTACAGCCATTGATTTTATTACCGGAAAGAAATCCACAGGGAATGTATACGCTTACGACAGGAGAAAGAAGATGGAGAGCTGCAAAGCTATTAAAGGAGCAGGGGAGATATCCGGCGAAGTATAAGAACACAGTACCATGTATTTTCCAAGACCCCAAAGAAATTAAATTACCATTGTCCAATGATACAAAAGAATTATTTTCCATAATGGTTACAAACCAATATCGTCATAAAAAAGAAGCAGATCAATTAATGGAAGTAAAAAACTGGACACGTATTTTTCAGGAACTGAAAGAGAATGGAGAAGAGTATATCCCGGAACAATTGGCTCTTTTGGCTGGAACAGCGAGATATGGAGAAAATGGAGAATATGAACCGGAACGTCTTGTGGGTCAGAAAATGAAAACTTTAGTATCTGCTCATGCTGGAATATCAGAAGGTAAAGTACAGCAGATTAATAAAGTGGAAAAAAACGCAAGTGATGAGCTGATGGATAAATTGTTGAAAAATGAGGTGTCATTTGCTGCGGCAGAAAAAATGCTGGAGATGCCTAAAGAAGAGCAAAATAGATTGATTGAAGAAACAACAGGAGAAAAGATTGAAGTTAAGGAAGTTGAAAGAAGAATAGAGGAAATTGAAAAAAAGAAAATTATTTCAAAAGAACAGGTAGAGTCTGATTTGAAAAAGATTTTGGAACGATGTTCACAAGAGGTTGAACTTGGAAGCAAGGAATATAAAAAGTATCTGCACGCTTTAAACCAGCTTGAAAGAATATTATGGTAG
- a CDS encoding IS30 family transposase: MSYTRIHWEDRLKIEVLVKAGHNQTEIAALIGKHRTSVSRELKRGEYVHRNSDWTEEIRYSPELAEENYQKHLREKGKDIKLGKDHKLAAYLEEKIVEEKYSPYAVIQKMKQEGKKFTVSISRATIYNYIKKGIFLNLTEENLPLGGHVKQRKKREKRRKRASAGKSIETRSESIETREEFGHWEMDTVVGKQGVSKKSFLVLTERKTRKEIIEILKEHTAKEVVRTVDKIERQWGANFRKIFKSITVDNGTEFSDAKGLERARRGKKTRTSVFYCHPYSSYERGSNENQNRLIRRHVPKGTDLDCISKKRVKEIEAWINEYPREIFGGLYSDVLFQEELKKLGI; the protein is encoded by the coding sequence ATGAGTTACACAAGAATACACTGGGAAGATAGGCTGAAAATAGAAGTTCTTGTAAAAGCCGGGCATAATCAAACAGAAATAGCAGCGTTGATTGGTAAGCATCGGACATCTGTATCAAGAGAATTAAAAAGAGGTGAATATGTACATCGAAATTCTGACTGGACAGAGGAAATTAGATATAGTCCGGAACTTGCAGAGGAGAATTATCAGAAACATTTGCGGGAAAAGGGAAAAGATATAAAACTCGGTAAAGACCATAAGCTAGCTGCGTACTTAGAAGAAAAAATAGTTGAAGAGAAATATTCTCCTTATGCTGTGATTCAGAAAATGAAGCAAGAGGGAAAAAAGTTCACAGTAAGTATCAGCAGAGCAACTATTTATAATTACATCAAAAAAGGGATTTTTTTGAATTTGACAGAAGAAAATCTGCCACTAGGCGGACATGTAAAGCAAAGAAAGAAAAGAGAAAAAAGACGTAAGCGTGCCAGTGCAGGAAAAAGCATAGAGACACGATCAGAGTCTATTGAAACAAGGGAAGAATTTGGACATTGGGAAATGGATACAGTTGTTGGGAAGCAAGGTGTATCTAAAAAATCTTTTTTGGTTTTAACGGAAAGAAAAACAAGAAAAGAGATTATTGAAATTTTGAAAGAACATACAGCAAAAGAAGTGGTTCGTACAGTAGATAAAATTGAGCGACAGTGGGGAGCAAACTTTAGGAAAATTTTTAAGAGCATTACAGTTGATAATGGCACTGAGTTTTCAGATGCAAAGGGACTGGAAAGGGCACGTAGAGGGAAGAAGACAAGAACGTCTGTGTTTTATTGCCACCCCTATAGTAGTTATGAACGGGGAAGTAATGAAAACCAAAATCGTTTGATCCGAAGACATGTCCCCAAGGGTACAGATTTAGATTGTATCAGTAAGAAGAGAGTCAAAGAAATAGAAGCATGGATTAATGAATATCCGAGAGAGATTTTTGGCGGGTTATATTCAGATGTTTTGTTTCAAGAAGAATTAAAAAAGTTAGGAATATAG
- the infC gene encoding translation initiation factor IF-3 has translation MINEQIRDKEVRLIGENGDQLGVMSAREALKLAEEAELDLVKIAPTAKPPVCKIIDYGKYRYELARKEKEAKKKQKTVEVKEVRLSPNIDTNDLNTKVNNAKKFIQKGNKVKVTLRFRGREMAHMQTSKHILDDFAEMLKDVAAIEKPAKLEGRSISMVLTEKR, from the coding sequence ATGATCAACGAGCAAATCAGAGACAAGGAAGTACGTTTAATAGGAGAGAATGGTGACCAGTTAGGCGTTATGTCTGCAAGGGAAGCTTTGAAGCTGGCAGAAGAGGCAGAATTGGATTTGGTTAAAATTGCTCCAACAGCAAAACCACCAGTTTGTAAGATTATTGATTATGGTAAATACAGATATGAACTGGCGAGAAAAGAAAAAGAAGCGAAGAAAAAACAAAAAACTGTTGAGGTAAAGGAAGTGCGTCTTTCGCCGAACATCGATACGAATGATTTGAACACGAAAGTGAACAACGCAAAGAAATTTATCCAAAAAGGAAATAAAGTAAAAGTTACTTTACGTTTTCGAGGAAGAGAGATGGCTCATATGCAGACGAGCAAACATATTCTGGATGATTTTGCAGAGATGTTAAAAGATGTTGCAGCCATTGAAAAACCTGCAAAACTCGAAGGCAGAAGCATTAGTATGGTTTTAACTGAAAAACGTTAA
- the rpmI gene encoding 50S ribosomal protein L35, with amino-acid sequence MPKIKTNRAAAKRFKKTATGKLKRNKAYKSHILTKKSTKRKRNLRQATITDATNVKSMKKVLPYL; translated from the coding sequence ATGCCAAAAATTAAAACAAATAGAGCTGCTGCAAAGCGCTTCAAAAAAACAGCTACAGGTAAATTAAAAAGAAACAAAGCTTACAAGAGCCATATCTTAACTAAGAAATCTACAAAAAGAAAAAGAAATCTTAGACAGGCAACTATTACAGATGCTACAAATGTAAAGAGCATGAAAAAAGTTTTACCATATCTGTAA
- the rplT gene encoding 50S ribosomal protein L20, producing MARIKGGMNAKKKHNRTLKLAKGYRGARSKQYRVAKQSVMRALTSSYAGRKQRKRQMRQLWIARINAAARMNGLSYSKMMHGLKLAGVEMNRKILADMAVNDAAGFATLAEVAKSKLA from the coding sequence ATGGCAAGAATTAAAGGCGGAATGAACGCTAAAAAGAAACACAACAGAACATTAAAACTGGCAAAAGGTTACAGAGGAGCCAGATCAAAACAATATAGAGTTGCAAAACAATCAGTAATGAGAGCTTTAACATCTTCATATGCTGGTAGAAAACAACGTAAACGTCAGATGAGACAGTTATGGATTGCTCGTATCAATGCAGCAGCTAGAATGAATGGTTTATCATACAGTAAGATGATGCACGGTTTAAAATTAGCAGGTGTTGAGATGAACAGAAAAATCTTAGCAGATATGGCAGTAAATGATGCAGCAGGATTTGCTACATTAGCAGAAGTTGCAAAGTCTAAATTAGCTTAG
- the pap gene encoding polyphosphate:AMP phosphotransferase, whose protein sequence is MLEKIDLTKKMEKDEYQRRISVLERKLAQLQRVCRNLNIPIMIAFEGFGASGKGIQIAELIRPLDPRGFEVYAVKNESEEEKKYPFLWRFWTKMPEKGRIAIYDSSWYRKVLIDRFEKKAGEKEVLSAYDSIQSFERQLTDDGMVLIKIFLCISQEEQKKRFDKLLARKETAWRVSKKDLKRNREFKKYKRMNEEMLQKTDTDYAPWTIVEATDRRFATIKIYTTVINCLSAEIEKRKQEKQEEIMPDKVLVNNEISETVLAKANLDCSYTKAEYKKRLKKLQKEIEKLHGELYRKGIPVVLGFEGWDAAGKGGAIKRLTEKMDPRGYVVHPTASPNDMERSHHYLWRFWRAMPKAGHIAIFDRTWYGRVLVERIEGFCSKKEWQRAYKEINDMERDLVNAGTVVLKFWLHIDKEEQERRFRAREKNPDKQWKITEEDWRNREKWDQYEEAVNEMLIRTSTEKAPWIVVEGNCKYYARIKVLETVVNAIEERLKNKGE, encoded by the coding sequence ATGCTGGAAAAGATAGATTTGACAAAGAAAATGGAGAAAGACGAATATCAAAGAAGAATCAGTGTGCTGGAGAGAAAGCTTGCACAGTTACAACGAGTGTGCAGAAATTTAAATATTCCGATTATGATTGCCTTTGAAGGATTTGGCGCATCTGGAAAAGGAATTCAGATTGCAGAATTGATTCGTCCATTAGATCCGAGAGGATTTGAAGTGTATGCAGTAAAGAATGAAAGTGAGGAAGAAAAGAAATATCCGTTTTTATGGAGATTTTGGACAAAAATGCCGGAAAAAGGAAGAATCGCAATTTATGACAGCAGTTGGTACCGTAAAGTCCTGATTGATCGGTTTGAAAAGAAAGCAGGAGAAAAAGAGGTTCTGTCTGCGTATGATTCGATTCAGTCTTTTGAGCGGCAGTTGACAGACGATGGTATGGTTTTGATCAAAATATTTTTGTGTATCAGCCAAGAGGAACAGAAAAAGCGATTCGATAAATTATTGGCTAGGAAAGAGACAGCGTGGCGAGTGAGCAAAAAAGATCTGAAGCGGAATCGAGAGTTTAAAAAGTATAAAAGAATGAATGAGGAGATGCTGCAGAAAACCGATACAGACTATGCACCGTGGACAATCGTGGAAGCGACAGACCGAAGATTTGCAACAATAAAAATCTACACGACAGTAATCAATTGCCTTTCGGCGGAAATAGAGAAAAGAAAACAGGAAAAACAAGAAGAAATCATGCCGGATAAGGTGCTTGTAAACAATGAAATATCGGAGACAGTCTTGGCAAAAGCCAATTTGGATTGTTCTTATACGAAGGCGGAATATAAGAAGAGATTAAAGAAACTGCAGAAAGAGATAGAAAAACTGCATGGAGAACTATACCGGAAAGGTATTCCGGTTGTATTAGGATTTGAGGGGTGGGATGCGGCTGGCAAGGGTGGCGCAATCAAGAGACTGACGGAAAAAATGGATCCGAGAGGATATGTGGTGCATCCGACAGCGTCACCGAATGATATGGAGCGGTCACATCATTATCTTTGGCGATTTTGGAGAGCAATGCCAAAAGCAGGGCATATTGCTATTTTTGACAGAACGTGGTACGGAAGGGTACTGGTGGAACGGATTGAAGGATTTTGCAGTAAAAAAGAGTGGCAGAGAGCGTATAAGGAAATCAATGACATGGAACGGGATTTGGTGAATGCCGGTACGGTTGTCCTGAAATTCTGGCTTCATATTGATAAGGAAGAACAGGAGAGAAGGTTCAGGGCACGTGAGAAAAATCCGGACAAGCAGTGGAAGATCACGGAGGAAGACTGGAGAAACCGAGAAAAATGGGATCAGTACGAAGAAGCTGTAAATGAGATGCTGATTCGAACTTCCACAGAAAAAGCACCTTGGATTGTAGTGGAAGGAAACTGCAAGTATTATGCGAGAATCAAGGTGCTTGAGACGGTTGTAAATGCGATAGAGGAACGACTGAAAAATAAGGGAGAGTAA
- a CDS encoding deoxyguanosinetriphosphate triphosphohydrolase, translating into MTIREQLELREIEYLSPYATLSKDSKGRKAKEEECDIRPVFQRDRDRILHCKAFRRMKQKTQVFLLPKGDHYRTRLTHTLEVSQNARTIAKALRLNEDLAEAISLGHDLGHTPFGHAGERALNQICPLGFKHNEQSVRVVECIEKRGEGLNLTEEVVDGIRNHQTSGKPFTLEGQIVRLSDKIAYINHDIDDAIRGGILSEADIPPKYRKILGNTTRARLNTMIHDVIIHSMDQPKIQMSEEVEAALMGLRKFMFENVYRNPLAKSEEEKAIKLVQNLYEYYSEHFEKLPEPELQRAVLRGDGKEQIICDYIAGMTDNYAVKKFQEIFVPESWKI; encoded by the coding sequence ATGACGATTCGAGAACAATTAGAATTACGAGAAATTGAATATTTGAGTCCATATGCGACGTTGAGCAAGGATTCCAAAGGAAGAAAGGCAAAAGAAGAGGAATGTGATATCCGACCGGTATTTCAAAGAGACAGGGATCGAATTTTGCACTGTAAGGCATTTCGAAGAATGAAACAAAAGACACAGGTGTTTTTGCTCCCGAAAGGAGATCATTATCGGACGAGACTGACGCATACGCTGGAAGTCTCGCAGAATGCCCGCACGATTGCAAAAGCACTTCGCTTAAATGAAGATTTGGCAGAAGCCATCAGTCTCGGACATGACCTTGGGCATACCCCGTTTGGTCATGCCGGAGAGCGGGCGCTCAACCAGATCTGTCCGCTTGGGTTCAAGCATAATGAGCAGAGTGTTCGTGTTGTAGAATGCATAGAAAAACGAGGAGAGGGACTGAATCTGACGGAGGAGGTTGTTGACGGAATTCGAAATCATCAGACATCGGGAAAGCCATTTACTTTGGAAGGGCAGATTGTGAGATTATCTGATAAGATTGCATATATCAATCATGATATTGATGATGCGATACGCGGCGGGATACTGAGTGAAGCAGACATTCCGCCAAAATATCGGAAAATATTAGGGAACACAACCCGAGCAAGATTAAATACGATGATACACGATGTGATCATACATAGTATGGATCAACCAAAGATTCAGATGTCAGAAGAAGTAGAAGCGGCACTTATGGGACTGCGTAAATTTATGTTTGAAAATGTCTACAGGAATCCTCTCGCAAAAAGCGAGGAGGAAAAAGCAATCAAATTGGTACAGAATCTCTATGAGTACTATTCGGAGCATTTCGAAAAACTTCCTGAGCCGGAGTTGCAACGTGCAGTGCTGAGAGGTGACGGCAAAGAACAGATTATCTGTGATTATATAGCTGGGATGACCGATAATTATGCGGTAAAAAAGTTTCAGGAAATTTTTGTGCCGGAATCTTGGAAAATTTAA